In Vibrio hippocampi, the following are encoded in one genomic region:
- a CDS encoding YaeQ family protein: MALKPTIYKFRLALTDMNRDYYDSFNLTVALHPSENHPRMMARLMAFCLNASQELQFTKGLSSIEEPDIWQKSLDDQIIEWIDVGEPDVDRVKKSTRLAKAVKVYSFNSKSDVWWQQNSGKFGFLDADIYRLNSDAIEQLASLVNRTMDLSVMITGNSLFVDGDAGSVEVTFEALQQK, translated from the coding sequence ATGGCACTCAAACCAACAATCTATAAATTCCGCCTTGCGCTCACTGACATGAACCGTGACTACTACGATTCTTTCAACCTGACTGTCGCCCTGCACCCATCAGAAAATCATCCTCGTATGATGGCTAGGCTAATGGCTTTCTGCCTCAATGCGTCGCAAGAATTGCAATTCACTAAGGGGCTCTCTTCCATCGAAGAACCTGATATTTGGCAAAAATCTTTGGATGATCAAATTATTGAGTGGATCGATGTAGGCGAACCTGATGTGGATAGAGTGAAAAAATCCACTCGCCTTGCCAAAGCGGTCAAAGTCTACAGCTTTAACAGCAAAAGCGACGTCTGGTGGCAGCAAAATAGTGGTAAGTTTGGTTTTCTTGATGCGGATATCTATCGTTTAAACAGCGACGCTATTGAGCAGCTTGCCAGCTTAGTGAATCGAACCATGGATCTTTCAGTAATGATTACTGGCAATTCGCTGTTTGTCGACGGGGATGCAGGCTCTGTTGAAGTCACCTTTGAAGCATTACAACAAAAATGA
- a CDS encoding cold-shock protein codes for MSNTVTGTVKWFNETKGFGFIQQENGPDVFAHFSNIKADGFRTLAEGQQVAFKVTQGQKGPQAEEITIV; via the coding sequence ATGTCTAACACAGTTACTGGCACAGTAAAATGGTTTAACGAAACTAAAGGCTTTGGTTTTATTCAACAAGAGAATGGTCCTGACGTGTTCGCTCACTTCAGCAACATCAAAGCAGATGGTTTCCGCACTCTTGCTGAAGGTCAGCAAGTTGCCTTTAAGGTAACCCAAGGTCAAAAAGGTCCACAAGCTGAAGAAATCACGATTGTTTAA